In one Natronosalvus amylolyticus genomic region, the following are encoded:
- a CDS encoding universal stress protein, with protein sequence MSELIDSILIPTDGSDGAIAGAKYGIALASRTNADVSVISVVEVTPGPEDSEELVFPRLEERADQAVETVADMAHSYDDELQVTTTVKRGTPFQTIREYAHRREIDVIAMGTKGRTGLERVLLGSVTENVLRTARMPVLAVPPDAARPTIEEIPFEQFLLPTDGSDGAEIAAEWGIALAVTLTATIHSLFSVDTSLFSRTRNQEEMFDMLERRGEEAIDTVRDRATDAGVSSSGTIATGSPSNVILTYVSDSDVDMIVMGTHGQTGVGQWFLGSVTENVVRQADVPVFCVPVSAESPRSS encoded by the coding sequence ATGAGTGAACTTATCGACTCGATTCTCATACCGACAGATGGGAGCGACGGGGCGATAGCCGGGGCGAAATACGGCATCGCACTTGCCTCCCGTACGAATGCCGATGTGTCCGTCATCTCTGTCGTCGAGGTAACGCCTGGACCCGAAGATTCCGAGGAACTGGTGTTTCCACGACTCGAAGAAAGGGCGGACCAGGCAGTCGAGACCGTCGCGGACATGGCCCACTCTTACGACGACGAACTCCAGGTTACGACAACGGTTAAACGCGGGACACCCTTCCAGACGATTCGGGAGTATGCCCACCGGCGAGAGATAGACGTCATCGCCATGGGGACGAAAGGACGAACGGGACTCGAGCGCGTTCTGCTCGGTAGCGTTACGGAGAACGTCCTCCGAACCGCCCGAATGCCGGTCCTCGCGGTACCCCCGGATGCCGCTCGGCCGACAATCGAGGAAATACCGTTCGAACAGTTTCTGTTGCCGACGGACGGCAGCGACGGCGCAGAAATTGCGGCCGAATGGGGTATCGCACTGGCCGTGACACTAACCGCGACGATTCACTCGCTGTTCTCCGTCGATACGAGCCTGTTCTCCAGGACCAGAAACCAGGAGGAGATGTTCGACATGCTCGAACGCCGCGGGGAGGAAGCGATCGACACCGTCCGAGATCGAGCGACAGACGCAGGTGTCAGCAGTTCAGGGACGATCGCCACCGGATCGCCATCGAACGTTATTCTCACGTACGTCTCCGATAGTGACGTCGACATGATCGTCATGGGGACCCACGGTCAAACGGGAGTCGGCCAGTGGTTTCTCGGGAGCGTCACCGAGAACGTCGTTCGACAGGCAGACGTTCCAGTGTTTTGCGTACCCGTCAGCGCCGAATCCCCCCGCAGCAGTTAG
- a CDS encoding cation-translocating P-type ATPase: protein MSRTEYAERIASESDADWHAQPLEHLYEALDSSPAGVSDEEASTRLERSGPNEVKAESGISPLQILIDQYKPALIWVLLVAATVMAFVGHWIDAGVIAGVVVFITIFGFLQDYRAEQSIQALEDMSTRYAVVRRGGEKKEIDARKVVPGDVVFVESGDIVPADARLIEESNLSVDEAALTGESAGVSKSVGEVDTDIALAERENMLYKDTVVQRGSGIALVVETGPQSEIGQIATALEEAEDRDTPFQAEMDRLGKLIAGGVVAIVSIIAITELVVGDTPPLQVFLTAVGIAVSAVPEGLPAVVTLSLALGARRMAEQNALVRRLPIVEALGSVDVICTDKTGTLTEEEMTVTRIAANRETYEVTGSGYDTDGDFLQDGDSVETDRVAEVLRCGLLCNNVDIGTRERDGSDEHGDTERTYLGDPTEIALFVAAQKAGFEHDELDAEYPRIGEVDFTSARKRMTTVHETPDGEPIAYMKGAPETVLERCDRELVDGKAVELSDDRRDEIQAKQESFAEDALRVMGFAYRPDIPEDLADSPDESLEDSMVFLGLQGMLDPPRPEVPGAIAGCLDAGINVVMITGDNAVTARAIGEEVGLRSSTVITGPELEEMSDDALSDAVEDVDIFARTAPDHKTRILQMLQAKGHTVAMTGDGVNDAPAVKNADVGVAMGIRGTDVTEQASDIVLLDDNFATIRDAVKGGRRIFDNVRKFVNYLLSGNGGEVTMIFTGTLAGLGLVITPIQVLWINVVTDGIPALSMGVDPPAEDIMEREPRPPDEGVITTRIVTSVIGIAAFMTICLLPIFTLNYYGDVIPGYDVTGSLLGWRPGYEPSRELAQTMVFTGFVVFEIVRIQAIRFRYGLGLLSNLWLVGAVALAGVLQLLVLYTPTGQLLFDVEPLSLVHWLQIGVAATVFASLMALFVVVQDRYFDRY, encoded by the coding sequence GTGTCACGTACCGAATACGCCGAACGGATTGCAAGCGAGTCCGACGCCGACTGGCACGCCCAGCCACTCGAACACCTCTACGAGGCGCTCGATTCATCACCTGCAGGTGTTTCAGACGAGGAAGCCAGTACTCGCCTCGAGCGATCGGGGCCGAACGAAGTGAAAGCGGAGTCGGGGATTTCGCCGTTGCAAATTCTCATCGACCAGTACAAACCGGCGCTGATCTGGGTATTGCTCGTTGCTGCCACAGTGATGGCCTTCGTCGGCCACTGGATCGATGCCGGCGTCATCGCCGGCGTTGTCGTTTTCATCACGATCTTTGGATTTCTGCAGGATTACCGGGCCGAACAAAGCATTCAGGCGCTCGAGGATATGTCGACGCGGTATGCGGTGGTTCGACGTGGGGGCGAAAAAAAGGAAATCGACGCTCGAAAGGTCGTTCCAGGGGACGTCGTGTTCGTCGAGTCCGGCGACATCGTCCCGGCTGACGCACGGCTCATCGAGGAGTCGAATCTCAGCGTCGACGAGGCCGCACTGACTGGCGAGAGTGCCGGCGTCTCGAAATCGGTTGGCGAAGTCGACACCGACATCGCGCTCGCGGAACGCGAAAATATGCTGTACAAAGACACGGTCGTCCAGCGTGGGTCGGGGATCGCTCTCGTTGTCGAAACTGGCCCCCAATCGGAGATCGGACAGATTGCGACCGCGCTCGAGGAGGCCGAGGATCGGGACACGCCGTTTCAGGCAGAAATGGATCGTCTCGGAAAGCTGATTGCGGGAGGGGTCGTCGCCATCGTTTCGATCATCGCGATAACTGAACTGGTGGTTGGTGATACACCGCCGTTACAGGTGTTCCTGACGGCAGTCGGTATCGCGGTGTCGGCGGTTCCCGAGGGATTACCCGCGGTCGTGACCCTCTCTCTCGCCCTCGGAGCACGTCGGATGGCCGAGCAAAACGCGCTCGTCCGCCGACTTCCGATCGTCGAGGCGCTTGGTTCGGTCGATGTTATCTGTACGGATAAGACCGGGACGCTCACCGAAGAGGAGATGACGGTCACACGGATCGCTGCCAACCGCGAAACCTACGAGGTGACCGGCAGCGGCTACGATACTGATGGGGACTTTCTCCAGGATGGTGACTCCGTCGAGACCGACCGAGTTGCCGAGGTTTTGCGGTGTGGACTGCTTTGTAACAACGTCGACATCGGCACCCGAGAGCGTGACGGTTCTGACGAACACGGTGACACCGAACGAACGTATCTGGGTGATCCGACGGAAATTGCCCTGTTCGTCGCCGCTCAGAAAGCCGGATTCGAACACGATGAACTCGACGCTGAGTATCCCCGAATTGGCGAAGTCGACTTTACCTCCGCTCGAAAGCGGATGACGACGGTTCACGAGACGCCCGACGGAGAACCGATCGCCTACATGAAGGGAGCCCCGGAGACCGTGCTCGAGCGCTGTGACAGGGAACTCGTCGACGGCAAAGCCGTCGAACTATCCGATGATCGACGCGACGAAATTCAGGCCAAGCAGGAGTCATTTGCCGAAGATGCACTGCGAGTAATGGGATTTGCCTACCGACCCGATATTCCCGAGGACCTGGCCGACTCCCCTGACGAATCACTCGAGGATTCGATGGTCTTTCTCGGATTGCAGGGGATGCTCGACCCGCCGCGTCCGGAAGTTCCCGGCGCCATTGCTGGCTGTCTCGATGCAGGTATCAACGTGGTGATGATCACCGGTGATAACGCCGTCACCGCTCGGGCTATCGGGGAGGAAGTCGGCTTGCGCTCGAGCACCGTCATCACCGGCCCTGAACTCGAGGAGATGTCCGATGACGCGTTGAGTGATGCTGTCGAGGACGTCGATATCTTCGCTCGGACAGCGCCGGATCACAAGACGCGTATTCTCCAGATGCTGCAAGCCAAAGGTCACACGGTGGCGATGACGGGCGACGGCGTCAACGACGCCCCGGCGGTCAAGAACGCGGACGTGGGTGTGGCGATGGGGATTCGAGGGACCGACGTAACCGAGCAGGCGTCCGACATCGTCCTACTCGATGATAACTTTGCGACGATTCGAGACGCGGTCAAAGGTGGTCGGCGAATCTTCGATAACGTCCGTAAGTTCGTCAACTACCTCCTGTCGGGCAACGGCGGGGAGGTTACCATGATATTCACTGGCACGCTGGCCGGTCTCGGACTGGTCATCACGCCGATTCAGGTGCTCTGGATCAACGTCGTCACTGATGGGATTCCAGCGCTGTCGATGGGCGTCGACCCACCTGCAGAAGACATCATGGAACGCGAACCACGTCCCCCGGACGAAGGCGTCATCACGACACGAATCGTCACCTCGGTGATCGGCATTGCCGCGTTCATGACGATCTGTCTGCTACCGATATTTACGCTCAACTACTACGGTGACGTCATTCCAGGGTACGACGTGACTGGGTCACTGCTCGGTTGGCGCCCCGGATACGAACCGAGTCGCGAACTTGCCCAGACGATGGTCTTTACCGGGTTCGTCGTCTTCGAAATCGTTCGTATTCAGGCGATTCGATTCCGATACGGACTCGGCCTCCTCTCTAACCTTTGGCTGGTCGGTGCGGTAGCACTCGCTGGCGTCCTCCAACTACTCGTGCTTTATACACCGACGGGACAACTGCTGTTCGACGTCGAACCGCTGTCGCTCGTTCACTGGCTCCAGATCGGCGTTGCTGCAACCGTCTTTGCCTCGCTGATGGCCCTGTTCGTGGTCGTTCAGGATCGGTATTTCGACCGCTACTGA
- a CDS encoding glycosyltransferase, which yields MHAPSLPGQTIEAYESVTDDDRIRRLHSLADTLEDVSILHVNSTATGGGVAELLRSIVPVCRDLGIDDNWLVMDATDDFFEVTKAMHNGLQGEESPLTAEMQAIYREVNQRNAADIDATYDIVVLHDPQPMGMLESIREAMPDAPIIWRCHIDLTDPVEEYLSFVADYAERTDHAIFSRGVYGEAIDVPTKRIIHPSIDPVTAKNRSLDEETAAAECDHLDPLSFDAPIVTQVSRFDPWKDQFGTLDAYRRARETISDLQLALVGGMAGDDPEGLELYERVAAEAADDPDVHVLTDLPDLTVNLLQRRSDVVVQKSLREGFGLVVSEALWKRTPVVGSNVGGIPLQIEDGYNGYLVEPDDTKRAADRLVTLFEDDERRATFGSNGREHVREHFLLPRQLEDLLSVFVDALDLET from the coding sequence ATGCACGCTCCATCGCTACCAGGTCAAACGATCGAAGCCTACGAGTCCGTAACGGACGACGATCGGATTCGACGCCTGCACTCGCTCGCGGACACGCTCGAGGATGTCAGCATCCTCCACGTCAACTCGACTGCGACTGGTGGCGGCGTCGCGGAATTGCTCCGGTCTATCGTCCCAGTTTGTCGCGACCTTGGGATCGACGACAACTGGCTCGTCATGGACGCCACCGACGACTTTTTCGAGGTGACCAAGGCCATGCACAACGGTCTGCAGGGAGAGGAGTCACCACTGACGGCGGAGATGCAGGCGATCTACCGCGAAGTGAACCAGCGAAACGCGGCCGATATCGACGCCACTTACGATATCGTCGTCTTGCACGACCCGCAACCCATGGGTATGCTCGAGTCGATTCGGGAGGCGATGCCGGATGCCCCCATCATCTGGCGCTGTCACATCGACCTGACCGATCCTGTCGAGGAGTACCTGTCGTTCGTGGCCGACTACGCCGAACGGACCGATCACGCGATTTTCAGCCGAGGAGTGTACGGAGAGGCGATCGACGTCCCGACCAAGCGAATTATTCATCCTTCGATCGATCCAGTGACCGCGAAAAATCGATCCCTCGACGAGGAGACCGCGGCCGCCGAGTGTGACCACCTGGATCCGCTCTCGTTCGACGCGCCGATCGTGACGCAGGTGTCTCGCTTCGACCCGTGGAAAGACCAGTTCGGCACCCTGGACGCCTACCGCCGTGCCCGCGAAACGATATCGGACCTCCAGCTCGCGCTCGTCGGCGGTATGGCCGGAGACGATCCCGAGGGGCTGGAACTGTACGAGCGCGTCGCCGCGGAAGCGGCCGACGATCCCGACGTACACGTGTTGACGGATCTCCCTGATCTGACGGTAAACCTGCTGCAACGTCGATCGGACGTCGTCGTCCAGAAGTCCCTCCGCGAGGGGTTCGGCCTGGTCGTCTCGGAAGCGCTCTGGAAGCGCACGCCGGTCGTCGGGTCGAACGTCGGAGGGATCCCATTACAGATCGAGGATGGGTACAACGGGTATCTCGTCGAACCGGACGATACGAAACGCGCCGCCGACCGGCTCGTGACGTTGTTCGAGGATGACGAACGCCGAGCAACGTTCGGTTCGAACGGGCGAGAGCACGTTCGCGAACACTTTTTACTTCCCAGACAACTCGAGGATCTCCTTTCGGTCTTCGTTGACGCACTGGATCTCGAGACTTGA
- a CDS encoding sugar phosphate nucleotidyltransferase yields MEAVVLAGGYATRLWPITRHRPKMFLPLGETTVIDRIYAELESIDRIGEVYVSTNERFGDVFATHLAESEYEKPQLSIEQTESEDEKLGVVGGLGQLIERENIDDDLLVIAGDNIFDFELRSFLESFDANAAPTIAAYDVESTDRATAYGVVDLDGDRVAGFQEKPEDPPGTLVSIGCYAFPREVLSLISTYLDAGNDPDEPGWFIEWLQSRKPTYAYSFDGSWFDIGTLESYLDAVAWSLDGESRVADGASVVESTIGPNVHVMDNATVVDSVVERAVIFPEVTLEAVTVYGSIVDEGATVGGISLEDAMVGAYTRVPDRSSR; encoded by the coding sequence ATGGAAGCAGTCGTCCTTGCCGGCGGGTATGCCACGCGTCTGTGGCCGATCACCAGACATCGACCGAAGATGTTTCTCCCGCTGGGAGAGACCACGGTTATCGATCGCATCTACGCTGAGTTGGAGTCGATCGATCGGATCGGCGAGGTGTACGTCAGTACGAACGAACGGTTCGGCGATGTCTTTGCCACACACCTCGCCGAGAGCGAATACGAGAAGCCACAACTGTCGATCGAGCAAACGGAGAGCGAAGACGAGAAATTGGGCGTCGTTGGCGGGCTTGGACAACTGATCGAGCGGGAAAATATCGACGATGATTTACTGGTTATCGCCGGCGACAACATCTTCGATTTCGAGCTACGATCCTTTCTCGAGTCCTTCGATGCGAACGCCGCACCGACGATAGCTGCATACGACGTCGAGTCGACAGACCGGGCCACCGCTTACGGGGTGGTCGATCTCGACGGCGATCGCGTCGCCGGTTTCCAGGAAAAGCCAGAAGACCCCCCGGGAACCCTCGTCTCGATCGGTTGCTACGCGTTTCCTCGAGAGGTGCTGTCGCTGATTTCGACCTATCTCGATGCGGGAAACGATCCGGATGAACCGGGGTGGTTCATCGAGTGGCTCCAGTCTCGGAAACCGACATACGCGTACTCGTTCGACGGCTCCTGGTTCGATATCGGCACCCTGGAAAGTTATCTCGACGCCGTCGCCTGGTCCCTCGATGGCGAATCACGGGTTGCCGATGGCGCGTCCGTGGTGGAGTCCACGATTGGCCCGAACGTACACGTAATGGACAACGCGACCGTCGTCGACTCCGTTGTCGAGCGGGCGGTCATCTTTCCAGAAGTGACCCTCGAGGCGGTCACCGTTTACGGTTCGATCGTCGACGAAGGGGCCACTGTCGGCGGCATCTCTCTGGAAGATGCAATGGTTGGCGCGTATACCCGAGTTCCGGACCGCTCCTCGAGGTGA
- a CDS encoding universal stress protein — MYDTILVPTDGSDAANRAVDHALVLADRYDARIHAMYCVETNRYGEPALSSTELVCNQLEEHGQELLEALGDRAADAGIEYTYEIYHGRPWEVVLEESESLDADLVVIGYQGQSHTRTKKIGSVAERIVRSADRPVLTA; from the coding sequence ATGTACGACACGATTCTCGTGCCGACGGATGGAAGTGACGCCGCAAACCGCGCTGTCGATCACGCGCTGGTCCTGGCAGATCGGTACGATGCGCGTATTCATGCGATGTACTGCGTGGAGACGAATCGCTACGGTGAACCGGCACTGAGTAGCACCGAACTCGTCTGCAACCAACTCGAGGAGCACGGACAGGAACTACTCGAGGCGCTCGGTGACCGTGCTGCAGACGCTGGCATCGAGTACACGTACGAGATCTATCACGGCCGTCCCTGGGAGGTCGTCCTCGAGGAATCCGAATCGCTCGATGCCGATCTCGTCGTTATTGGCTACCAGGGACAGAGTCACACGCGGACGAAAAAGATCGGCAGCGTCGCCGAGCGGATCGTGAGGTCGGCCGACCGGCCGGTACTGACCGCCTGA
- a CDS encoding CoA-binding protein yields the protein MPIEEPEELRRILKYDRVAVVGASTAYEKAAHIVPAYLQRHGYEIRPVNPTASEIFGERAFESLTDVETPIDIVEIFRPSGEVPEIVEEALDRDDVEVIWMQPGTGNDEAARAAESGGLDVVQGRCMKVEHGQLIRNPMD from the coding sequence ATGCCGATAGAAGAACCCGAAGAACTCCGTCGGATTCTCAAATACGATCGAGTTGCGGTGGTGGGGGCATCGACAGCCTACGAAAAGGCTGCACATATCGTACCGGCCTACCTCCAGCGCCATGGCTACGAGATACGGCCAGTCAATCCGACTGCGAGTGAGATATTCGGCGAACGAGCTTTCGAATCACTCACTGACGTCGAGACACCCATTGACATCGTCGAAATCTTTCGGCCGAGCGGGGAGGTTCCGGAAATCGTGGAGGAAGCGCTGGATCGTGATGATGTTGAGGTGATATGGATGCAACCCGGGACTGGGAACGACGAAGCAGCACGAGCGGCCGAATCCGGTGGCCTCGATGTCGTTCAGGGCCGCTGTATGAAGGTCGAGCACGGCCAGCTAATCCGCAACCCAATGGACTGA